CCGCCGAGTCTTCCTACCCGCCGCTGTACAGTCGGTTGTTTCTGCCGTCGTCGCAGTCTGAGTTGGTGCAGAACCAGAACACCTTGGGCATGGGAGGTTCTCGCACTCCGTCATGCTCTCGCCTCATATCTTGTCCGCATCTCGGACAGGACGACGAGGCCGCTGTGTTTGTATCGGATGCAGTAGTCACTAACCAACTCCCAATTCAGAAGTACTGCCTCTGCTGACTCGTAACTCCAATCATACCACGTACACGCCTGTTGACTCCCTGCTTTCTCTGCGGCGAGGGTTGCGTTTTGAACCTCTATTGGCTATATTGGGCTCGCTTGCAGAATTTCCATTCTGACTAGCGCGGTTTGTCTTTGGCACGACAATTGGCCACGAATCGCGAGGCCTCGGCCTCCACTATTACTAAGGGATACACGGAAGGAGTAAGTAAGGATGACGACTTCCAACAGCCGCATCGGCGAGGTAGTGCTCGATGTGCAAGATCTTCGGACGTACTTCGTAACTCGCTGGGGCGTAGTCAAAGCGGTTGACGGTCTTAGCTTCCAGCTAAGACGAGGCGAGACCCTTGGCATCGTAGGTGAGTCAGGCTCGGGTAAGTCGGTTACCTCGCTGTCCATCATGCGACTGGTACCTTCTCCTCCAGGCCACATCGTAGGTGGGCGTGTCTTGCTCGAAGGCGAAGACATCCTCACTCTTGACGAGGGTGAGATGGAAAAAGTCCGCGGCAGCCGCATAGGCATGGTGCTGCAGGACCCTATGACAGCTCTGAATCCGGTCTTCGACATCGAGGACCAGGTCGGTGAGGCCCTCAAGATCCACAAGGGTCTGGGAGGCGAAGCGCTCAAAGACACCGTCATTGACATGCTCAGGAAAGTCAGGATTCCGGCGCCTGATGTCCGGATCAAGGACTATCCTCACCAGCTTTCAGGCGGTATGCGCCAGCGTGTAGTTGGAGCAATCGGCATATCATGCGACCCAGTCGTACTGATCGCCGATGAGCCTACAACGTCACTGGATGCAACGATTCAGGCTCAGTACCTCAGGCTGCTCCGTGAACTCCAGGAGTCCACCGGAGTAGGGATTATCTTTATCACTCACGACTTCGGAATCGTCGCAAAGATGTGCGACCGGGTTGCTGTGATGTACGCAGGCAAGATCGTAGAGCAGGGCGATGTCCGGCAGATCTTCAACAACCCGTCTCACCCATACACTGAGGCGCTGATTCAGTCAGTTCCGAGGATGGAGGAGACCGAGGAACGCCTCTACTCCATTCCAGGCCAGCCTCCGGCGCTGTGGGATCTGCCACAGGGGTGCTCATTCGCACCAAGGTGCCGGTACAGCTTCGACAAGTGCCTTGAGGAGTACCCTCCTGACTTCCCGGTCGACGAAGGGCAGCACGCAGCGTGCTGGATGAGAGAAAGTGAAGGCGCTGCTATCAGCGCCGGAGACGGTGACTAGAATAGCTCCTTTGAGAGGTTATTTGACTCATGACTAGCGAAAATGGCTCTAACGGCGCGCTTCTCGAGGTTAGAGGCCTAAAGAAGTACTTTCCTGTAGGATCGGGATTCTTGGGCCGAAACAAGGCCATGCTCAAGGCCGTGGACGGCATCAACTTCCATATCGAACCGGGCAAGACATACGGTCTCGTCGGCGAGTCTGGTTGTGGAAAGTCCACAACTGCGAAGCTGATACTGCAGCTGGAGGAACCTACTGATGGCCAGTTCTTCTTTGAGGGTATGGATGCAACCGACCTGACAAGGGAAAACACCAGGTACTACAAGTCCAGCGTACAGGCTGTGTTCCAGGACCCTTGGGCGTCCCTCAACCCCAGGATGCGAGTTGGCAGCATTGTCGGGGAGCCTCTCGAGGTCAACAGCACGTTGACCAAGAACGAGATCAGGAACCGTGTAGGCGACCTACTCGAAGAGGTAGGGCTGCAGCAGTACCAGGCAAACCTGTTCCCGCACGAGTTCTCCGGTGGTCAGCGACAGCGTATCGGGGTCGCCAGAGCTCTGGCGCTCAACCCCAAGCTGATCATTCTGGATGAGCCCGTTTCGGCGCTGGACGTGTCGATTCGCGCCCAGATCATGAACCTGCTCGAAGACCTGCAGGACGAGCACAATCTGACTTACCTGCTTATCGCTCACCACCTGGCCACTGTGCGATACATGTGTGACACGGTTGGTGTTATGTACCTTGGCCGGATAGTTGAAGAGGCTGAAACAGAGGAGCTCTTCGACAATCCGCTTCACCCGTACACAAGGGCGCTGATGTCCGCAGCGTTGCCGTCGCACCCGGACATCGAGCGAGAAGAGATCATCCTGACCGGCGAGGTTCCTTCACCGGTGGACCCTCCCCCAGGATGTCACTTCCACCCACGCTGCCCGTCGGGGTTTGAACCCTGTGCTGAGACTCCTCCTGTGGAGACGCAGCCTGTTTCCGGTCACAGGGTGGTGTGCCACCTCTACTAGTCAGCGTAAAACTCACGTAAAGCTCAGGGGCGTGCCTCGCGAATTGTGGCACGCCCCTTTCTTTTAGCTGTATTCTTGAGAGTCGCTTGAACGATCACTAGAATCCAGTAGACTAGGTGGACGCGACTAGAGGCAGGAGTTCTACTACGAAATGAAGCTGGGCACTATCGCACTGTTGGCGCTGCTGACGCTACTCGTCTGGGCATGTGGCTCTGAGCCCGCACCCCAGGTCGAACCTGTACCGAAAATTGCTCCACCGACTTCAACTCCAGTTCAGCAAGAGCCCACACCGGCTCCAACAGTCACGCCGATAGCCACTGGCCCAACGCCTACTCCTCTGCCCGTGGGGAGTACGCAGATTCAGGCCGCAGGAGCTGCCCAGTCCCCCGTTGGCGGTCCAACAGATCCGCCGTTCCCGAGGGGGCTTGTCGAGGTCCCTACAATTCACACGTTCAGGGTCGGCAGTTCTCCGACAGGCATAATGTCCGACGGCGAGTCGGTGTGGATAGCCAATCAGGCCGACGACACGATCCAACGCCTAGAGCCAGACGGAAGTGAAGGACTGATCGTGCCGCTTCCCGACTTCTACCCGCGTGCTCTTGCCTATGATGGCGACACCATGTGGCTTGCGACGTTCTTCGGAATTCGAGTGCTCAGCCCTGAGTACCAGATTGTCGGCAGCTTCCGACCGGGTCGGCGTCCT
The window above is part of the Dehalococcoidia bacterium genome. Proteins encoded here:
- a CDS encoding ABC transporter ATP-binding protein; amino-acid sequence: MGEVVLDVQDLRTYFVTRWGVVKAVDGLSFQLRRGETLGIVGESGSGKSVTSLSIMRLVPSPPGHIVGGRVLLEGEDILTLDEGEMEKVRGSRIGMVLQDPMTALNPVFDIEDQVGEALKIHKGLGGEALKDTVIDMLRKVRIPAPDVRIKDYPHQLSGGMRQRVVGAIGISCDPVVLIADEPTTSLDATIQAQYLRLLRELQESTGVGIIFITHDFGIVAKMCDRVAVMYAGKIVEQGDVRQIFNNPSHPYTEALIQSVPRMEETEERLYSIPGQPPALWDLPQGCSFAPRCRYSFDKCLEEYPPDFPVDEGQHAACWMRESEGAAISAGDGD
- a CDS encoding ATP-binding cassette domain-containing protein; its protein translation is MTSENGSNGALLEVRGLKKYFPVGSGFLGRNKAMLKAVDGINFHIEPGKTYGLVGESGCGKSTTAKLILQLEEPTDGQFFFEGMDATDLTRENTRYYKSSVQAVFQDPWASLNPRMRVGSIVGEPLEVNSTLTKNEIRNRVGDLLEEVGLQQYQANLFPHEFSGGQRQRIGVARALALNPKLIILDEPVSALDVSIRAQIMNLLEDLQDEHNLTYLLIAHHLATVRYMCDTVGVMYLGRIVEEAETEELFDNPLHPYTRALMSAALPSHPDIEREEIILTGEVPSPVDPPPGCHFHPRCPSGFEPCAETPPVETQPVSGHRVVCHLY